One Acidimicrobiia bacterium genomic region harbors:
- a CDS encoding 50S ribosomal protein L7/L12, producing MATKEEVLDAIAEMTVLELSELLSDFEEKFGVTAAAPAAAVAAAPAGGGDDAGDAEEQDSFDVVLTGSGDKKIQVIKEVRALTNLGLKDAKELVDGAPNNVLEGASKEDAEKAKESLEAAGASVELK from the coding sequence ATGGCCACGAAAGAAGAAGTACTGGACGCCATCGCTGAGATGACCGTTCTTGAATTAAGCGAACTGTTGAGCGACTTTGAAGAGAAGTTCGGCGTAACCGCTGCTGCACCAGCAGCTGCTGTAGCAGCAGCTCCTGCGGGCGGCGGCGATGATGCCGGCGATGCTGAAGAGCAAGACTCTTTCGACGTTGTGTTGACAGGCTCAGGCGACAAAAAAATTCAGGTCATCAAAGAGGTTCGGGCATTGACCAACCTTGGCTTGAAAGACGCCAAAGAATTAGTAGACGGTGCCCCCAACAACGTGTTGGAAGGCGCTTCTAAAGAAGACGCAGAAAAAGCCAAAGAGTCCCTTGAGGCTGCTGGCGCTTCTGTAGAACTGAAGTAA
- the rplK gene encoding 50S ribosomal protein L11, whose product MMAKKKVMAIVKIQIPAGQATPAPPVGTALGPHGVAIMDFCKDYNAKTEDKRGQIIPVEISIYEDRSFTFVTKTPPTSFLVRQAAGLEKASQNPGREEAGTITWAQVEEIAQTKMPDLNAIDLEGARQQVAGTARSMGIAVA is encoded by the coding sequence ATCATGGCCAAGAAAAAAGTAATGGCAATTGTAAAAATCCAGATCCCTGCAGGGCAAGCCACTCCGGCTCCGCCCGTTGGTACCGCCTTGGGTCCCCATGGTGTGGCCATCATGGACTTCTGCAAGGACTACAACGCCAAAACCGAAGACAAGCGCGGACAAATCATTCCCGTAGAAATCAGCATCTACGAAGACCGCTCCTTCACCTTCGTCACCAAAACCCCACCCACCTCGTTTTTGGTGCGTCAAGCAGCAGGCCTTGAAAAAGCATCACAAAACCCAGGCCGAGAAGAAGCAGGCACCATCACTTGGGCTCAAGTTGAAGAAATCGCTCAAACCAAAATGCCTGACCTCAACGCCATCGACCTTGAAGGCGCCCGTCAGCAAGTTGCCGGCACCGCACGCTCCATGGGCATCGCCGTCGCTTAA
- a CDS encoding 50S ribosomal protein L10 — MSDVRTKKVAIVEEVRNKISATEAVILTDYRGLNVPAMAELRKVLREVGGEYKIYKNTLVRLAAKELDLEIEDLLVGPTALAFVTEKADGSNGDAAALAKALKEFATNHDAMVIKGGLLDGELLSTEQIAALAKLPTREVLLAQLAGAMAAPMQQFAGLLNALPQNLAYALKALIEQGGGNTSEAEAIEAPVEDAEATADAEPAEATEAEATEASVDEVAAEEAAPETDQTEEAAAEETEEG, encoded by the coding sequence ATGAGTGATGTCCGCACCAAAAAAGTAGCCATCGTTGAAGAAGTCCGTAACAAGATTTCCGCTACCGAAGCAGTCATACTGACCGATTATCGCGGTCTTAACGTGCCCGCCATGGCTGAACTGCGCAAAGTACTGCGTGAAGTTGGTGGCGAATACAAGATTTACAAAAACACTTTGGTCCGTTTAGCGGCCAAAGAACTTGACCTAGAAATTGAAGACCTGTTGGTAGGCCCAACCGCTCTTGCTTTCGTCACCGAAAAAGCCGACGGAAGCAACGGCGACGCCGCCGCTTTAGCTAAAGCCTTAAAAGAGTTTGCCACAAACCATGACGCCATGGTTATCAAAGGCGGCTTATTAGATGGCGAACTGCTGAGCACCGAACAAATCGCTGCCCTGGCTAAATTGCCTACCCGCGAAGTATTGCTGGCCCAATTGGCAGGCGCCATGGCTGCCCCTATGCAGCAATTCGCTGGCCTACTCAACGCTCTTCCCCAAAACCTTGCTTACGCCCTCAAGGCGCTTATCGAACAAGGCGGGGGAAACACTTCCGAAGCAGAAGCCATCGAGGCTCCTGTGGAAGATGCCGAGGCAACCGCAGATGCGGAACCAGCCGAAGCGACCGAAGCAGAAGCCACCGAGGCTTCTGTTGACGAGGTAGCAGCCGAAGAGGCCGCGCCTGAAACGGATCAAACCGAAGAGGCTGCGGCCGAAGAAACCGAGGAGGGCTAA
- the rpmG gene encoding 50S ribosomal protein L33 — translation MASDKRVQVTLECQECKRRNYITTKSKVNSRERIEIKKFCRWCRSHVPHKETR, via the coding sequence ATGGCATCAGATAAACGAGTTCAGGTCACTCTGGAATGTCAAGAGTGCAAACGCCGGAACTACATAACCACAAAATCCAAAGTTAACAGCCGTGAACGCATCGAGATAAAGAAATTCTGCCGTTGGTGTCGCAGCCACGTTCCCCATAAAGAGACCCGCTGA
- the nusG gene encoding transcription termination/antitermination factor NusG → MNTPQEIETTLEEAAADPVVDAAELLPTGTVEPAPVEIDPADLAPEEAAELLPTGTVTEEAVVEEPAPEEIVDGLVYDKPEGEETAPKAQSPYDLSGRWYVIHTQSGYENKVRKNLEARIASMNLEESILDIVIPMEDVVEFRNGKKVTVSKKMFPGYLLVRCWLNDQSWNAIRETPGIVNFVGAAGKPSSLKRKEVEAFLWSDDVSSDAPKKVRAKLGFGIGETVRVKGGPFADFSGEVIEINEEQLKVKVVVDIFGRETPVELGFSQVAQL, encoded by the coding sequence ATGAACACACCACAAGAAATCGAAACCACCCTCGAAGAAGCCGCGGCTGACCCGGTCGTCGACGCAGCAGAACTGTTGCCCACCGGCACCGTTGAACCTGCTCCGGTAGAAATCGACCCCGCCGACCTGGCCCCCGAAGAAGCAGCCGAGTTGCTGCCCACCGGCACGGTCACCGAAGAAGCAGTGGTGGAAGAACCAGCCCCAGAAGAAATCGTGGACGGCTTGGTCTACGACAAACCCGAAGGCGAAGAAACCGCTCCCAAGGCGCAAAGCCCTTACGACCTGTCGGGGCGTTGGTACGTGATCCACACCCAGTCCGGCTACGAAAACAAAGTACGCAAAAACCTTGAAGCACGTATCGCTTCCATGAACCTCGAAGAATCCATCTTGGACATCGTTATCCCTATGGAAGACGTGGTCGAGTTTCGCAACGGAAAAAAAGTAACCGTTTCTAAAAAAATGTTCCCCGGCTATCTGCTGGTTCGCTGCTGGTTGAACGACCAAAGCTGGAATGCCATTCGAGAAACCCCAGGAATCGTCAACTTCGTGGGCGCCGCCGGAAAGCCCTCTTCGCTGAAGCGAAAAGAAGTAGAAGCCTTTCTCTGGAGCGACGACGTCTCATCCGATGCTCCAAAAAAGGTTCGAGCCAAACTGGGCTTCGGTATTGGAGAAACTGTTCGCGTCAAGGGCGGCCCGTTTGCCGACTTCTCTGGCGAAGTTATCGAAATCAACGAAGAGCAACTTAAAGTCAAAGTGGTGGTCGATATCTTCGGCCGTGAAACCCCGGTTGAACTTGGGTTCTCTCAGGTAGCGCAACTCTGA
- a CDS encoding 50S ribosomal protein L1 encodes MSKYGKRYDDAAARVDPHQQYAGTEALELVRTLAAAKFDESIDLVVRLGVDPRKAEEMVRGTVTLPSGTGKDVKVAVFAQGEAATAAQEAGADYVGGDDLAAEVEGGMLDFDVAIATPDMMPTVGRLGRALGPRGLMPNPKSGTVTADPAKAVKDFKGGKVEFRTDRHANVQVPVGKASFETPALVANLAAVIEELERLKPSSAKGRYLRKVSLSSTIGPGVSVDPSRVSE; translated from the coding sequence ATGAGTAAATATGGAAAACGTTATGACGATGCAGCGGCCCGTGTTGACCCGCATCAACAATATGCAGGTACCGAAGCCCTAGAGCTGGTTCGTACCCTCGCCGCAGCAAAGTTTGATGAAAGCATCGACCTGGTAGTGCGCCTCGGTGTGGACCCCCGCAAAGCCGAAGAAATGGTACGGGGTACCGTCACCTTGCCTTCGGGTACCGGCAAAGACGTAAAGGTCGCAGTATTCGCTCAAGGCGAAGCAGCCACCGCCGCACAAGAAGCAGGCGCCGATTACGTAGGTGGCGACGACCTGGCCGCCGAAGTAGAAGGCGGCATGCTGGACTTCGACGTAGCCATCGCCACCCCCGACATGATGCCCACCGTTGGGCGTCTCGGCCGTGCCCTTGGCCCCCGTGGCCTCATGCCCAACCCCAAATCAGGCACCGTTACCGCCGACCCCGCCAAAGCAGTGAAAGACTTCAAAGGCGGCAAAGTGGAGTTCCGCACCGACCGTCACGCCAACGTGCAAGTACCAGTAGGTAAAGCATCCTTTGAAACCCCGGCCCTGGTAGCCAACCTCGCTGCGGTCATCGAAGAACTGGAACGGTTAAAACCATCGTCCGCTAAAGGCCGTTACCTACGCAAAGTTTCGCTTTCCTCCACCATAGGCCCCGGCGTCAGCGTCGACCCATCACGAGTCAGCGAATAA
- a CDS encoding N-acetyltransferase family protein yields the protein MDSLVTTRLASLADAEAIRAIYNHEVATSTASFDLVERTAEQQVAWLQERSGAFSVLVAERNNCLVGFASLSPYKERAAYRSTIENSVYVANDQRCRGVAFRLLCELLAVAQQSGFHVVMARIGGGNAASIALHEKCGFVSVGVEREVGRKFGRWHDVVVMQNLLPAQSNPPTGPENS from the coding sequence ATGGACTCATTGGTGACAACCCGGTTGGCTTCTTTGGCCGATGCTGAGGCGATTCGCGCTATTTATAACCATGAGGTTGCGACCTCTACGGCCTCTTTTGATTTGGTGGAACGTACTGCTGAACAGCAGGTTGCTTGGCTTCAGGAGCGGTCGGGGGCTTTTAGTGTGTTGGTCGCCGAGAGAAATAATTGCCTGGTGGGGTTTGCTTCGTTGTCGCCTTATAAGGAGCGAGCTGCTTATCGATCCACGATAGAGAACTCGGTTTATGTGGCAAATGACCAGCGGTGCCGTGGGGTGGCTTTTCGTCTTTTGTGTGAACTTTTAGCGGTGGCCCAGCAAAGTGGCTTTCATGTGGTCATGGCGCGCATCGGTGGCGGCAATGCAGCCAGCATTGCTTTGCATGAGAAATGCGGGTTTGTTTCGGTGGGGGTAGAGCGTGAGGTGGGGCGCAAATTTGGGCGTTGGCACGATGTGGTGGTGATGCAAAATTTGTTGCCGGCGCAAAGCAATCCACCAACTGGGCCAGAAAATAGTTGA
- a CDS encoding NADH-quinone oxidoreductase subunit M: MENLLDSWGLTAATFVPMLGVALMMFVPKEKEDLHKKIALATSLVVAAIGVLLLVQFDLGATGQLQFAVDHMWIDVINSHYAMGLDGMSLPLVLLTMLVVPLCIVYSWDHFPSPSNPKAFLMLILVLETGMIGTFMAQDLVLFFVFFEVVLLPMFFMIAVWGGEDRRYASLKFFLYTLFGSALMLVSFLSLYFLSGAESFVLTDLAQAVAENGISRTAGLWIFGGMLLGFGIKVPMFPFHTWLPDAHTQAPTVGSVILAAVLLKLGTYGFIRIAIPVLPEAAVEWAPWIGLLAVVGIIYGALGCLAQTDMKRLIAFSSVAHMGFVMLGISTLTDFGINAAIMGMVAHGLITGMLFFIAGSIKERYHTLDIARLGGLLLKAPRMGWILGLSVMASLGLPGLAGFWGEFPAILSTYNPANGLPVETFRTYMVISALGTVLAAGYLLWLLQRTAFGTPTEEFADLDIPDVTRHEWIAWTPMIALILAIGIYPNLIFRVTDGAVDASLNECLQVNTQEMSAEDIEALHCAPVYNLGSGGHVVDEHAVSGD; this comes from the coding sequence ATGGAAAATTTGCTTGACAGTTGGGGCTTAACGGCCGCCACCTTCGTACCAATGTTGGGGGTGGCGCTCATGATGTTCGTCCCCAAAGAAAAAGAGGATCTGCATAAAAAGATCGCTCTGGCCACCTCGTTGGTGGTGGCTGCCATTGGGGTGCTGCTCTTAGTGCAGTTTGATCTTGGTGCCACGGGGCAGTTGCAGTTTGCTGTGGACCACATGTGGATCGACGTCATAAACAGCCACTACGCCATGGGCCTCGACGGCATGTCGCTGCCGTTGGTGTTGCTAACCATGCTGGTGGTGCCTTTGTGCATCGTCTACTCGTGGGATCATTTCCCGTCCCCATCTAACCCCAAAGCCTTCTTGATGCTGATCTTGGTTCTAGAAACCGGCATGATCGGCACCTTTATGGCTCAAGACTTGGTGCTGTTCTTCGTGTTCTTCGAAGTGGTGCTGTTGCCCATGTTCTTCATGATCGCCGTGTGGGGCGGCGAAGACCGCCGCTACGCCTCGTTGAAGTTCTTCTTGTACACCTTGTTCGGTTCAGCACTTATGTTGGTGAGCTTCTTGTCGCTGTACTTTTTGTCGGGTGCCGAATCGTTCGTTCTCACCGACCTCGCCCAGGCAGTAGCCGAGAACGGTATTTCTCGCACCGCCGGACTATGGATCTTTGGCGGCATGTTGTTGGGCTTCGGCATCAAGGTACCTATGTTCCCCTTCCACACCTGGTTGCCTGACGCTCACACTCAGGCCCCGACCGTCGGTTCGGTCATCTTGGCCGCCGTGTTGTTGAAACTCGGCACCTACGGCTTTATTCGCATCGCTATTCCCGTGTTGCCAGAAGCCGCCGTGGAATGGGCTCCTTGGATCGGCCTGTTGGCGGTAGTGGGCATCATCTACGGTGCCTTGGGCTGTTTGGCACAAACCGACATGAAGCGCCTGATCGCTTTTTCATCGGTCGCTCACATGGGTTTCGTCATGTTGGGCATTTCTACCCTCACTGATTTCGGCATTAACGCCGCCATCATGGGCATGGTGGCCCACGGTTTGATCACCGGCATGTTGTTCTTCATCGCTGGGTCGATCAAAGAGCGCTACCACACCTTAGATATTGCCCGCTTGGGTGGCTTGTTGCTTAAAGCCCCTCGTATGGGTTGGATTCTCGGTTTGAGCGTTATGGCTTCGTTGGGTCTGCCTGGTTTGGCTGGCTTCTGGGGCGAGTTCCCTGCCATTTTGTCCACCTACAACCCGGCTAACGGCCTGCCTGTAGAGACCTTCCGCACTTACATGGTGATCTCTGCTTTGGGCACCGTGTTGGCCGCCGGCTACCTGCTGTGGCTATTGCAACGCACCGCCTTTGGTACCCCCACCGAAGAGTTTGCTGACCTAGATATTCCTGACGTAACCCGTCACGAGTGGATTGCCTGGACCCCTATGATCGCTTTGATCTTAGCTATCGGTATTTACCCCAACTTGATTTTCCGGGTGACTGATGGGGCGGTAGATGCTTCGCTTAACGAATGTTTGCAAGTAAACACCCAAGAAATGTCGGCCGAAGATATCGAAGCTTTGCATTGCGCCCCGGTTTACAACTTGGGTAGCGGCGGGCATGTGGTAGATGAACACGCAGTGAGCGGAGACTGA
- a CDS encoding YajQ family cyclic di-GMP-binding protein, translating into MPSFDVVSEIDMQEVRNAVDQADREIRNRFDFKGTDSVVELGDGFIKLESASEDRLVALVVVLEEKLVKRKVSLKSLDWGQVEEASGMRARQTATLQAGISSDHARTINKAIKDFGVKGIQSQTQGDQVRVTGKKRDTLQEVIAGLKESSIDLPLQFINFRD; encoded by the coding sequence ATGCCTTCTTTTGATGTTGTATCCGAAATTGATATGCAAGAGGTCCGTAACGCGGTGGACCAAGCCGACCGGGAAATCCGGAATCGTTTTGACTTTAAGGGCACCGATTCGGTGGTCGAGTTGGGGGACGGTTTTATCAAACTGGAGTCCGCTTCGGAAGACCGTTTGGTCGCTTTGGTAGTGGTCTTAGAAGAAAAACTGGTGAAGCGTAAGGTTTCGTTGAAGTCTTTGGATTGGGGCCAGGTGGAAGAGGCCAGCGGTATGCGAGCTCGCCAGACCGCTACTTTGCAAGCGGGTATCAGCAGTGATCACGCCCGTACCATTAATAAAGCGATTAAAGATTTTGGGGTTAAGGGTATTCAGTCGCAGACGCAGGGCGACCAGGTTCGGGTGACTGGCAAAAAGCGTGACACTTTGCAAGAGGTCATTGCCGGGTTAAAAGAATCCTCCATTGATTTGCCTTTGCAGTTCATCAATTTTCGAGATTAA
- a CDS encoding protease HtpX: protein MINTFKTFTLLALLGGLFIVAGAAFGGSSGMTIGLIMGVVMVGGSYWFSDKVAIKSARAVPATEAEHPEYYQVMNELTMAANLPMPKLYITPNPQPNAFATGRNPNHAAVAVTQGLLDHMSWYEMRGILAHELSHIRNRDILIGSIAATVGMAITFGARMVMWGAMFSGGRGRDRNPFGAIAMMILAPIAAAVIQAAISRSREYQADASAARLLGDGEPLAQALEKLEYAAQRVPSGIDPNQASAYIIDPLKMQARGGGGRKFFSTHPSTEDRVKRLRNQSWSGEIITGGPIS, encoded by the coding sequence ATGATCAACACCTTTAAAACCTTTACCCTGCTGGCCCTTTTGGGCGGGCTATTTATTGTGGCCGGTGCAGCCTTCGGCGGCTCGAGCGGCATGACCATCGGCCTCATCATGGGCGTGGTCATGGTGGGCGGATCCTACTGGTTTAGCGACAAAGTGGCCATCAAATCTGCTCGCGCCGTACCGGCCACCGAAGCCGAACACCCCGAGTACTACCAGGTCATGAATGAACTCACCATGGCGGCCAACCTGCCCATGCCCAAGCTTTACATCACCCCCAACCCGCAACCCAACGCTTTCGCCACCGGCCGCAACCCCAACCACGCCGCAGTAGCGGTCACCCAAGGCCTGCTCGACCATATGAGTTGGTACGAAATGCGGGGCATCTTGGCCCATGAACTCAGCCACATTCGCAACCGCGACATCCTCATTGGTTCCATCGCCGCCACGGTCGGTATGGCCATCACCTTCGGCGCCCGCATGGTCATGTGGGGCGCCATGTTCTCCGGTGGCCGCGGCCGAGACCGTAACCCCTTCGGAGCGATCGCCATGATGATCCTGGCCCCCATCGCCGCCGCAGTAATCCAAGCCGCCATCAGCCGCAGCCGCGAATATCAAGCCGACGCCTCAGCGGCCCGCCTTCTCGGCGACGGCGAGCCTCTGGCCCAAGCTTTAGAAAAATTAGAGTACGCCGCCCAACGAGTGCCCTCCGGAATCGACCCCAACCAAGCCAGCGCATACATCATTGACCCGCTCAAAATGCAAGCCCGAGGCGGAGGAGGGCGAAAGTTCTTCTCAACCCACCCCTCGACCGAAGACCGGGTAAAGCGTTTACGCAACCAATCTTGGAGCGGCGAAATTATCACCGGCGGCCCAATTTCTTAA
- the secE gene encoding preprotein translocase subunit SecE — MLQRQGEVDAEGEPVRERRQPQQRSTEERTGFRQFVREIRAELRKVAWPSRSETTNYAVVVIITIVVMTALIAGLDWFFSNSILELFDV, encoded by the coding sequence ATGCTCCAGCGCCAAGGTGAAGTAGACGCGGAAGGCGAACCAGTACGCGAACGCCGCCAACCGCAGCAACGCTCCACCGAAGAACGAACAGGATTTCGCCAATTCGTTCGTGAAATTCGTGCCGAACTACGTAAAGTAGCTTGGCCTTCACGGTCCGAAACCACCAACTACGCTGTGGTGGTCATTATCACCATTGTGGTTATGACTGCCCTTATTGCCGGTCTCGACTGGTTCTTTTCCAACTCCATACTCGAATTGTTTGACGTCTGA
- the acs gene encoding acetate--CoA ligase: MNEPTIENYYVEDRTFPPSADFVASAVAGDRSDYQEAALDYEAFWARQARELLTWDQDFHTTLEWELPYAKWFLGGQLNVSYNCLDRHVEAGYGDRIAYFWEGEPGDTREISYTQLLDEVSRFANVLKGLGLKKGDRVAIYMPMIPELPVAMLACTRIGVAHSVIFGGFSPDSIVDRCEDAQARMVITADAGYRRGEPSALKVNVDAALDSGASCVEHVVVVNRCDTEVTMKENRDLWWHELMAEASADCPAEPMDSEQLLYLLYTSGTTAKPKGIMHTTGGYLTQVAYTHKTVFDLNRDDDVYWCAADIGWVTGHSYIVYGPLTNGCTSVMYEGTPDTPRPEFRSDDRSTWPKDRLWDIIERYGVTQLYTAPTAIRTFMKWGSQDPEAHDLSSLRVLGTVGEPINPEAWMWYHENIGGSTCPIVDTWWQTETGGHMISPLPGVTTTKPGSACHTIPGVFAEVVDDAGQPISEGGGYLTITHPWPAMLRGIWGDPERYLETYWSTYEGRYFAGDGAKIDADGYLWLLGRVDDVMNVSGHRIATAEVESALVDHPAVAEAAVVGANDEVTGQAIIGYVILRGTHEASEALAEEVRRHVATKLGPMARPKAVFLVPDLPKTRSGKIMRRLLRDVAEGRDLGDTTTLADAGVVAEIRDRVAADPQED; this comes from the coding sequence GTGAACGAACCAACCATTGAGAACTATTACGTCGAAGACCGCACCTTCCCGCCGTCGGCTGACTTTGTGGCCTCCGCAGTAGCGGGCGACCGCTCGGATTACCAAGAAGCCGCCCTGGACTATGAGGCCTTCTGGGCCCGCCAAGCACGAGAACTTCTCACTTGGGACCAAGACTTCCACACCACGTTGGAATGGGAACTGCCCTACGCCAAATGGTTCTTAGGTGGGCAACTCAACGTTTCTTACAACTGCTTAGACCGCCACGTAGAAGCCGGCTACGGCGACCGCATTGCTTATTTTTGGGAAGGGGAGCCCGGCGACACCCGCGAAATCAGTTACACCCAGTTGCTCGATGAGGTCAGCCGCTTCGCCAACGTACTCAAAGGCTTAGGCCTCAAAAAAGGCGACCGAGTAGCTATCTACATGCCAATGATCCCCGAACTGCCGGTAGCCATGTTGGCCTGTACCCGCATCGGGGTAGCGCACAGCGTGATCTTCGGCGGGTTCTCGCCGGACTCCATAGTGGACCGCTGCGAAGACGCCCAAGCCCGCATGGTCATCACCGCCGACGCTGGTTACCGCCGGGGAGAGCCTTCGGCCCTCAAAGTAAACGTCGACGCTGCTCTAGACTCTGGAGCCTCCTGTGTGGAACACGTAGTGGTGGTCAACCGGTGCGACACCGAAGTCACCATGAAAGAAAACCGCGACCTGTGGTGGCATGAACTTATGGCCGAAGCCTCCGCCGACTGCCCAGCCGAACCCATGGACAGCGAACAACTGCTGTACCTGCTTTACACCTCGGGCACTACCGCCAAACCCAAAGGCATCATGCACACCACCGGCGGGTACCTCACCCAAGTGGCCTACACCCACAAAACGGTGTTCGACCTCAACCGAGACGACGACGTGTATTGGTGCGCCGCCGACATCGGCTGGGTAACCGGCCATAGTTACATCGTGTACGGGCCACTCACCAACGGCTGCACCTCGGTCATGTACGAAGGCACCCCCGACACCCCACGGCCCGAGTTTCGGAGTGACGACCGCTCAACCTGGCCCAAGGACCGCCTGTGGGACATCATCGAACGCTACGGGGTAACCCAGCTTTACACCGCCCCCACGGCCATACGTACCTTCATGAAATGGGGGAGCCAAGACCCCGAAGCCCACGACCTCAGCAGCCTGCGGGTATTGGGCACGGTCGGTGAACCCATCAACCCCGAAGCATGGATGTGGTATCACGAAAATATTGGCGGCAGCACCTGCCCCATCGTGGACACCTGGTGGCAAACCGAAACCGGCGGGCACATGATCAGCCCCCTGCCTGGGGTAACCACCACCAAACCAGGGTCAGCCTGCCACACCATCCCTGGTGTCTTCGCCGAAGTCGTAGACGACGCCGGCCAACCCATTTCTGAAGGCGGCGGCTACCTGACCATCACCCACCCCTGGCCGGCCATGCTGCGGGGCATTTGGGGCGACCCCGAGCGCTACCTGGAGACCTATTGGTCGACCTATGAGGGCCGCTACTTTGCCGGCGACGGAGCCAAAATCGATGCCGACGGTTACCTGTGGCTTTTGGGGCGCGTGGACGATGTCATGAACGTGTCCGGTCACCGCATCGCCACCGCCGAAGTGGAGTCCGCTCTAGTGGATCATCCGGCAGTTGCCGAAGCCGCCGTAGTGGGAGCCAACGACGAGGTCACCGGCCAAGCCATCATCGGCTACGTGATTCTGCGCGGCACCCATGAAGCCTCCGAAGCCTTAGCCGAAGAAGTGCGCCGCCACGTGGCCACCAAGCTGGGTCCCATGGCCCGCCCCAAAGCCGTATTTTTGGTACCAGACCTGCCTAAAACCCGCAGCGGCAAGATCATGCGCCGCTTGCTGCGAGACGTCGCCGAAGGCCGCGACCTAGGTGACACCACCACCTTGGCTGATGCCGGGGTAGTAGCGGAAATCCGCGACCGAGTGGCCGCCGACCCGCAAGAGGACTAA
- a CDS encoding NADH-quinone oxidoreductase subunit N, with amino-acid sequence MTVTAQLLALAFERPAIDWHAVAPELVLLTAGCLITLADIIFLEKARSFTAALAGLGVLATAIPLITLASSGADRVLFGGAYVVDDFALITKAIFLMAGYVVILLSTNYVAEGDYWENEYYGLLLASLMGMIMMASSRDLISIFVALELLSIPAYLMVAWRKGDARSNEAGLKYYLMGVFASAVMLYGMSLLFGLAGSTQLTEIATAVASGAASTSATTLAIVFIIAGFAFKVSAAPFHTWAPDVYEGAPTPVTAFLSVASKAAGFVAILQLLYVGFYGRADVYEPLIWILAAASMTLGNLVALRQTNMVRLMAYSGVAQTGFIIAPLAVAGHAGLGDQALSTVVTYLAIYAAMNLGAFAVIITLSRKTGSAELSSFGGAFSYAPGLTVAMSFFLFSLAGIPPLGGWFAKFEVFRVLTSAGDFWGYSLAVIAAVNSVIALYYYAGIARRMWADDAPEGDLAPVPTTPSLVIALAICAGVTLAFGVVPQIVARFTDVSLLALGG; translated from the coding sequence CTGACCGTGACTGCGCAACTGCTCGCCTTGGCCTTTGAAAGGCCAGCCATTGATTGGCATGCGGTGGCCCCCGAGTTGGTGCTGTTAACCGCCGGGTGTCTCATCACCTTGGCCGACATCATCTTTTTAGAAAAAGCCCGGTCCTTTACCGCTGCTTTGGCCGGGTTGGGTGTGCTGGCTACCGCCATTCCGCTCATTACCTTGGCCAGCAGTGGCGCCGACCGAGTGCTGTTCGGTGGAGCGTACGTGGTTGACGACTTTGCGCTTATCACCAAAGCTATTTTCTTAATGGCCGGTTATGTAGTGATTTTGCTCTCTACCAACTATGTGGCCGAAGGCGATTATTGGGAAAACGAATATTACGGCCTGTTGCTGGCTTCGCTTATGGGCATGATCATGATGGCCTCCTCTCGGGACTTGATTTCGATCTTCGTGGCCTTGGAACTGTTGTCGATCCCCGCTTATTTGATGGTGGCTTGGCGCAAGGGCGATGCCCGCTCCAACGAAGCCGGTTTGAAGTATTACCTCATGGGGGTGTTCGCTTCGGCGGTCATGCTCTACGGCATGTCGCTGCTCTTCGGGTTGGCGGGTTCTACCCAACTCACGGAGATCGCTACTGCGGTGGCTTCGGGTGCCGCCTCAACATCGGCCACCACTTTGGCCATTGTCTTTATCATCGCTGGGTTTGCTTTTAAAGTTTCGGCGGCCCCGTTTCATACCTGGGCTCCTGATGTTTATGAAGGCGCCCCCACCCCGGTGACGGCGTTTCTTTCGGTGGCCTCAAAAGCTGCTGGCTTTGTGGCTATCTTGCAATTGCTTTACGTGGGTTTCTACGGTCGAGCCGATGTCTACGAACCGTTGATCTGGATTTTGGCCGCGGCGTCTATGACCTTGGGCAACCTGGTGGCTTTGCGCCAAACCAACATGGTGCGCCTCATGGCTTACTCCGGGGTGGCCCAAACCGGGTTTATTATCGCCCCGCTGGCCGTGGCCGGTCACGCCGGGTTAGGCGATCAAGCGTTGTCTACCGTGGTGACCTACTTGGCTATTTACGCTGCCATGAACTTGGGGGCTTTTGCGGTCATCATCACCTTGTCTCGCAAAACTGGTTCGGCAGAGCTCAGCAGCTTTGGTGGGGCCTTTAGTTACGCTCCGGGGCTGACCGTGGCCATGAGCTTCTTTTTGTTCTCGCTGGCGGGTATTCCTCCGTTGGGCGGCTGGTTCGCCAAATTTGAGGTGTTCCGAGTATTGACCTCGGCCGGCGACTTCTGGGGCTACTCCTTAGCGGTGATCGCTGCTGTGAACTCGGTGATTGCCTTGTATTACTACGCTGGTATTGCGCGCCGCATGTGGGCCGATGACGCTCCAGAAGGCGATTTGGCTCCGGTGCCCACCACCCCGTCGCTGGTTATCGCTTTGGCTATTTGCGCCGGCGTTACCTTGGCCTTTGGTGTGGTGCCACAAATAGTGGCTCGCTTCACCGACGTGAGCCTGCTGGCCCTCGGGGGCTGA